A DNA window from Gemmatimonadaceae bacterium contains the following coding sequences:
- a CDS encoding cysteine desulfurase-like protein, which produces MTATARDTTAHVASVAEIRSRFPALERMHNGHPVAYFDGPGGTQVPRDVVDAMAEYLYHHNANTHWKYPTSEETDALLAEARQAMADFVNGRADEIAFGQNMTTLTFHLARAFGSEWGKGDEIVITEIDHHGNVAPWTWLEKERGVTVRMVRLNTERGCLDWSDLEKAITPRTKLLAINAASNALGTITDVAKAGALAHVVGAKVFVDAVHYSPHVLVDVQQLGCDFLGCSAYKFYGPHIGMLWGKKDLIEALDAPRLDPAPQDSPERLETGTQNHEGMVGAAAAVDFLASLAGGEMNRRGALRRTFDTLHARGDSLLTTLWNSLAEIDGLTLYGPPPGTPRTPTLSFTLRAFTTDDVAIALAKRGVFVSNGDFYAATIVDRLGLRPHGLVRVGCSCYTSEDEVGRLIEGLRAIAAGRT; this is translated from the coding sequence ATGACCGCGACCGCGCGCGATACGACGGCGCACGTCGCGAGCGTCGCCGAGATTCGCTCACGCTTTCCCGCGCTCGAACGAATGCACAACGGGCATCCCGTCGCGTACTTCGACGGGCCGGGTGGAACACAGGTGCCGCGCGACGTCGTCGACGCGATGGCGGAGTATCTCTATCACCACAACGCGAACACGCACTGGAAGTATCCGACGAGCGAAGAGACCGACGCGCTGCTCGCCGAGGCGCGGCAGGCGATGGCCGACTTCGTGAACGGCCGCGCCGACGAGATCGCGTTTGGACAGAACATGACGACGCTCACGTTCCATCTCGCGCGCGCGTTCGGCAGCGAGTGGGGCAAGGGCGACGAGATCGTCATCACGGAGATCGATCACCACGGCAACGTCGCGCCGTGGACGTGGCTCGAGAAGGAGCGCGGCGTCACGGTGCGCATGGTGCGCCTCAATACCGAGCGCGGGTGTCTCGATTGGAGCGATCTCGAGAAGGCGATCACGCCGCGCACCAAGCTGCTCGCGATCAACGCGGCATCGAACGCGCTCGGCACCATCACCGACGTCGCGAAAGCCGGTGCGCTCGCGCATGTCGTCGGCGCCAAGGTCTTCGTCGATGCGGTGCATTACTCGCCGCACGTCCTGGTCGACGTCCAGCAACTCGGCTGCGATTTCCTCGGCTGCTCGGCATACAAGTTCTATGGGCCGCACATCGGCATGCTGTGGGGCAAGAAGGATTTGATCGAGGCGCTGGACGCGCCGCGGTTGGATCCCGCGCCGCAGGATTCGCCCGAACGGCTGGAGACCGGAACGCAGAATCACGAAGGTATGGTCGGCGCGGCGGCGGCGGTCGATTTTCTGGCGTCGTTGGCCGGCGGCGAGATGAATCGGCGCGGCGCGCTGCGCCGCACGTTCGACACGCTGCACGCGCGCGGCGACTCGCTGCTCACGACGCTCTGGAATTCGCTCGCGGAGATCGACGGACTCACGTTGTACGGTCCGCCGCCGGGCACACCGCGCACGCCGACGCTGTCGTTCACGCTGCGCGCCTTCACGACCGACGACGTGGCGATCGCGCTCGCCAAGCGCGGCGTGTTCGTGTCGAACGGCGATTTCTATGCGGCGACGATCGTCGATCGCCTGGGCCTGCGCCCGCACGGGTTGGTGCGCGTCGGGTGCAGCTGCTACACGAGCGAGGATGAAGTCGGCCGGCTGATCGAGGGCCTGCGGGCGATCGCGGCCGGACGAACCTAG
- a CDS encoding putative glycoside hydrolase, with protein sequence MRRSLAVLSLLASIALVVTTPLVAQQSAPTTVRALYVNRWASQSKKRMAKLLAAADETEINALVIDMKDEFGLNYKTENPEFAKNAGTANKVRDLHALLDTLKAHHILAIARIVVFKDSVTARVHPEWTIRRKDNSIWRDKKGIAWVNPYHRELWAYNIGVAEELAKMGFGEIQFDYIRFPEPYPSLPPQVFPDNGGVSKPDALAAYLKEAKARMNKLGVRVTADIFGLVTTVAGPLEVGQDWEKISPNVDVVLPMVYPSHYRSDDVPGVPHPNAEPYKVIKWAIDRAKVRDKRIGITTPEHIRPWLQAFTLGKPEYGPEQLKAEKQAVYDAGYDGWVMWNPGSIYDVYMPALEKTLVSRKK encoded by the coding sequence ATGCGCCGCTCACTTGCCGTTCTCTCGCTGCTCGCGTCGATCGCTCTCGTTGTCACCACGCCGCTCGTCGCACAACAGTCCGCGCCGACGACCGTGCGCGCGCTGTACGTGAATCGCTGGGCTTCGCAAAGCAAGAAGCGCATGGCGAAGCTGCTCGCCGCCGCGGATGAAACCGAGATCAACGCGCTCGTCATCGACATGAAGGACGAGTTCGGGTTGAACTACAAGACCGAGAATCCCGAGTTCGCGAAGAACGCCGGCACCGCGAACAAGGTGCGCGACCTGCACGCGCTGCTCGACACGCTCAAGGCCCATCACATCCTGGCGATCGCGCGCATCGTCGTGTTCAAGGATTCGGTGACGGCGCGCGTCCATCCGGAGTGGACGATTCGCCGCAAGGACAACTCGATCTGGCGCGACAAGAAAGGCATCGCGTGGGTGAATCCCTATCATCGCGAGCTGTGGGCGTACAACATCGGCGTCGCCGAAGAGCTGGCGAAGATGGGCTTCGGCGAGATTCAGTTCGATTACATCCGCTTTCCTGAACCATATCCGAGCCTTCCGCCGCAGGTATTTCCCGACAACGGCGGCGTGTCGAAGCCGGACGCACTCGCCGCGTACCTCAAGGAAGCCAAGGCCCGCATGAACAAGCTGGGCGTGCGCGTGACGGCGGACATCTTTGGTCTGGTGACGACGGTCGCCGGTCCGCTGGAAGTTGGTCAGGACTGGGAGAAGATCTCGCCGAACGTCGACGTGGTGCTGCCGATGGTCTACCCGTCACACTACCGCTCGGACGACGTGCCGGGGGTGCCGCATCCCAACGCCGAGCCGTACAAGGTGATCAAGTGGGCGATCGACCGGGCGAAGGTGCGCGATAAGAGAATTGGTATTACAACTCCTGAACACATCCGTCCCTGGCTTCAGGCCTTCACGCTCGGGAAGCCGGAATACGGGCCGGAGCAGCTCAAGGCGGAAAAGCAGGCAGTGTACGACGCGGGTTACGACGGCTGGGTGATGTGGAACCCCGGCTCGATCTACGACGTGTACATGCCGGCGCTGGAGAAAACGCTGGTGTCGCGGAAGAAGTAG
- a CDS encoding acyl-CoA thioesterase, giving the protein MDKCAAIAAFRHSRAAVVTASIDRVDFREPIHLGDLVVMKASVNFAGRSSMEVGVRVEAEELLTGRRRHTNSCYLTFVAVDRNGRPIEVPELRPETDDELRRNGAAQERRRRRLEERQAEDLRKQRRSTESPRTE; this is encoded by the coding sequence ATGGACAAGTGCGCCGCTATCGCCGCGTTTCGGCACAGTCGCGCGGCGGTCGTCACGGCGTCGATCGACCGCGTCGACTTCCGCGAGCCGATTCACTTGGGCGACCTCGTGGTGATGAAGGCGAGCGTCAACTTCGCCGGGCGGTCGTCGATGGAAGTCGGCGTGCGCGTGGAAGCGGAGGAATTGCTCACCGGAAGGCGGCGGCACACTAACTCGTGCTATCTGACGTTCGTTGCCGTGGATCGAAATGGTCGTCCCATCGAAGTACCGGAGTTGAGGCCGGAAACTGACGATGAGCTGCGCCGGAATGGTGCGGCGCAAGAGCGTCGCCGGCGGCGGCTCGAGGAACGCCAGGCGGAGGATCTCCGCAAGCAGCGCCGCTCGACCGAAAGCCCCCGAACCGAGTAG
- a CDS encoding DUF2203 domain-containing protein — protein sequence MQYFTVEQANKTLPLVRKIVEDVVQQHKRWRETILELDLVASTARADEPRERAEELERQALALARELDGYQRELEDLGIQLKDRRLGLVDYPSEMGGRTVLLCWRLGEPEVQFWHEVDAGYAGRQPLSPELVG from the coding sequence ATGCAGTACTTCACCGTCGAGCAGGCCAACAAAACGCTTCCGTTGGTGCGGAAGATCGTCGAGGACGTCGTACAGCAGCACAAGCGCTGGCGTGAGACGATTCTCGAGCTCGACCTGGTGGCATCGACCGCGCGTGCCGACGAGCCGCGCGAACGCGCCGAAGAACTGGAACGTCAGGCGCTGGCGCTGGCGCGCGAGCTGGACGGTTATCAGCGCGAGCTCGAGGACCTTGGCATTCAGCTGAAGGACCGCCGGCTTGGGCTCGTGGACTATCCCAGCGAGATGGGCGGGCGCACGGTGCTGCTGTGTTGGCGTTTAGGTGAGCCCGAGGTCCAGTTCTGGCACGAAGTCGACGCGGGGTACGCGGGCAGGCAGCCGCTGTCGCCCGAGCTGGTCGGCTAA
- the rnz gene encoding ribonuclease Z, translating to MSLSVRLLGTSASRPTVERNVSSLAVHREGETLMFDCGEGTQRQMMRYGISFALEDIFFTHMHADHLLGVIGLMRTMALQGRVEPLRLWGPRGSARVLKRALEFGFERPAFNVAINEVDPDARIARNGYAIAAFPVDHRGALSLGYALIEEERKGRFNPDMARELGIPEGPLWGKIHRGESVTLDDGRVISPGVLVGDKRPGRTIVITGDTRPCQATIDAARGADLLIHEATFGDEEAERAVETGHSTAREAAQVARDAGVRRLVLTHFSARYSRDAADLYREACGVFSETVVGKDGLEVEVPFRDLASQAN from the coding sequence ATGTCATTGAGTGTTCGCTTGCTTGGAACATCCGCGTCGCGCCCGACCGTCGAGCGCAACGTGTCGTCGCTCGCCGTGCATCGCGAAGGCGAGACGCTGATGTTCGATTGCGGCGAAGGCACGCAGCGGCAGATGATGCGCTACGGCATCTCGTTCGCGCTCGAGGACATCTTCTTCACACACATGCACGCGGACCACCTCCTGGGTGTCATCGGCTTGATGCGCACGATGGCGCTCCAGGGCCGCGTCGAGCCACTGCGGTTGTGGGGACCGCGCGGCTCGGCGCGGGTGCTCAAACGCGCGCTGGAATTCGGGTTCGAGCGGCCGGCGTTCAACGTCGCGATCAATGAAGTCGACCCGGATGCGCGGATCGCGCGCAACGGCTACGCGATCGCCGCGTTTCCGGTCGATCACCGCGGCGCGCTGTCGCTGGGCTATGCACTCATTGAAGAGGAGCGCAAAGGCCGATTCAATCCGGACATGGCGCGCGAGCTCGGAATTCCCGAGGGGCCGCTGTGGGGCAAGATCCACCGCGGCGAGAGTGTGACACTCGACGACGGCCGCGTGATAAGTCCGGGCGTGCTGGTTGGGGACAAGCGCCCCGGCCGCACTATCGTAATTACCGGCGATACGCGTCCATGCCAGGCAACCATCGACGCGGCACGCGGCGCCGACTTACTCATTCATGAAGCAACGTTCGGTGATGAAGAAGCCGAGCGTGCGGTGGAGACGGGTCATTCGACGGCGCGCGAGGCGGCACAAGTCGCGCGCGACGCCGGCGTTCGGAGGCTCGTCCTCACGCACTTCTCGGCGCGCTATTCCCGGGATGCCGCTGATTTGTATCGAGAGGCGTGCGGGGTCTTTTCGGAGACCGTCGTCGGGAAGGATGGTCTCGAGGTGGAGGTTCCGTTTCGAGATCTGGCTTCGCAGGCGAATTAA
- a CDS encoding SDR family oxidoreductase — MPNTKHRSSKSGSKSRKNAKRGNRRPKPPFKAQHQPRPGLESQIDPSPRFEAPDYKGAGKLDGRAALITGGDSGIGRAVAVLFAREGADVAIVYLPEEESDAQVTESAVVAEGRRCLLIPGDVRDSQFCEDAVQATVDAFGFIDILVNNAAYQHHQETIEDLTDEQIDRTFRTNIFGYMYMARAAVRHMKRGSAIVNTGSITGLQGSGGLLDYSATKGAIHAFTKSLAQNLVAQGIRVNAVAPGPIWTPLNVADKPAKKAARHGEAVPMKRPGQPEEVAPAYVFFASNVDSSYITGEVLTLLGGETTAA, encoded by the coding sequence ATGCCGAACACGAAGCATCGCAGTAGCAAGAGTGGCAGCAAAAGTCGAAAGAACGCGAAGCGCGGCAATCGTCGCCCGAAGCCGCCGTTCAAGGCACAGCATCAGCCCCGTCCTGGGTTGGAGTCGCAGATCGATCCGAGCCCGCGTTTCGAGGCGCCGGACTACAAGGGAGCGGGGAAGCTCGATGGACGCGCCGCGCTGATCACCGGCGGCGACTCGGGCATCGGACGCGCCGTGGCCGTGCTGTTCGCGCGCGAAGGTGCCGACGTCGCGATCGTGTATCTGCCCGAAGAAGAGAGCGACGCCCAAGTGACCGAGAGCGCGGTCGTCGCGGAAGGACGCCGCTGTCTCCTCATTCCGGGCGACGTGCGTGATTCCCAATTCTGTGAAGATGCCGTGCAGGCGACGGTCGACGCCTTCGGGTTCATCGACATTCTCGTGAACAACGCGGCGTATCAGCATCATCAGGAGACGATCGAGGACCTGACCGACGAGCAGATCGATCGCACGTTCCGCACGAACATCTTCGGATACATGTACATGGCGCGCGCCGCGGTGCGGCACATGAAGCGTGGCAGCGCGATCGTGAATACGGGATCGATCACGGGCCTGCAGGGCAGCGGAGGCCTCCTCGACTACTCGGCGACCAAGGGCGCCATCCACGCGTTTACAAAATCGTTGGCGCAGAATCTCGTGGCCCAGGGCATTCGTGTGAACGCGGTGGCGCCGGGGCCCATCTGGACGCCGCTCAATGTGGCGGACAAGCCGGCAAAGAAAGCGGCCAGGCACGGAGAAGCGGTGCCAATGAAGCGGCCCGGCCAGCCCGAGGAGGTGGCTCCGGCGTACGTGTTCTTCGCGTCGAACGTGGATTCGAGCTACATCACCGGCGAGGTACTGACCTTGCTAGGTGGAGAGACGACTGCGGCGTAG
- a CDS encoding KGG domain-containing protein, whose translation MPNRPGNDDRITAGGIGSNGGSANSSQNGNSRSRSNRGFASMDREKQREIASKGGRAAHAKGTAHEFDSGEAREAGRKGGMAVSRNREHMAAIGRRGGEARGQARTRTTSQVNSGGAGSNAEGGFQNSRAGSNGADRQVAIDTNSDGVTGNTQGTRGGNSSLGGERRTNVGGNEASSGSETFGNH comes from the coding sequence ATGCCGAATAGACCGGGCAACGACGATCGCATCACGGCGGGCGGGATCGGATCGAACGGTGGAAGCGCGAACAGCTCGCAGAACGGCAACTCGCGCTCGCGCAGCAATCGCGGTTTCGCGTCGATGGATCGCGAAAAACAGCGGGAGATCGCCAGCAAGGGCGGTCGCGCCGCTCACGCCAAAGGCACGGCGCACGAATTCGACTCGGGCGAAGCGCGCGAGGCGGGACGCAAGGGCGGCATGGCGGTGAGCCGCAACCGCGAACACATGGCCGCGATCGGCCGTCGCGGCGGTGAAGCGCGCGGACAGGCGCGGACTCGCACCACGTCGCAGGTGAATTCCGGCGGCGCGGGCAGCAACGCGGAGGGCGGATTCCAGAACTCGCGTGCGGGATCGAACGGGGCGGATCGCCAGGTCGCGATCGACACCAACAGCGACGGCGTCACGGGCAACACCCAGGGCACCCGCGGTGGAAACAGCTCACTCGGCGGCGAGCGCCGGACGAACGTCGGCGGCAATGAAGCCAGCAGCGGCAGTGAGACGTTCGGAAATCACTAA
- a CDS encoding threonine/serine dehydratase, which produces MFADLRPADVIAAADRIRPFITRTALIRSAPLSAIAGADVYLKLENQQTTGSFKLRGALNVLATLTPEQRKRGVVASSAGNHGLGVAYAAKHFGTAATIFVPTNAPQVKRDGIAALGATLDTTQPHYDAAMDAAKAFAREHGATFINPCLGEMLLAGQGTVALEILGELPDLATLVLNVGGGGLLGGCASLVRAVSPSVRIVGAQSENTAAMAKSLAAGRLIEIDNLPTLADGLAGQIDDEAFDIGRHGLDDMATVSEAEIGDTIAWLWRTHEQRVEGAGACAAAAVRGGYVKAIEGPAVVVISGGNIDAGRHEKLLKAGV; this is translated from the coding sequence ATGTTCGCCGACCTCCGCCCCGCCGACGTCATCGCCGCCGCCGATCGCATCCGGCCGTTCATCACGCGAACGGCGCTCATTCGAAGCGCACCACTGAGTGCGATCGCCGGCGCCGACGTCTACCTGAAGCTCGAGAATCAGCAGACCACCGGATCGTTCAAGCTGCGCGGCGCGCTCAACGTGCTCGCGACGCTCACGCCCGAGCAGCGGAAGCGCGGAGTCGTCGCATCATCAGCGGGCAATCACGGCTTGGGGGTCGCGTACGCGGCCAAGCACTTTGGCACGGCGGCCACGATCTTCGTGCCGACCAACGCCCCGCAAGTGAAACGCGACGGCATCGCCGCACTCGGCGCCACGCTCGATACGACGCAGCCGCATTACGACGCGGCGATGGACGCGGCCAAGGCATTCGCGCGCGAGCATGGGGCGACGTTCATCAATCCCTGCCTCGGCGAAATGCTGCTTGCTGGTCAGGGCACCGTGGCGCTCGAGATCCTGGGCGAGCTGCCCGACCTCGCGACGCTCGTTCTCAACGTCGGCGGCGGCGGGCTGCTCGGCGGATGCGCGAGTCTCGTGCGGGCCGTGTCGCCGAGCGTGCGGATCGTCGGCGCGCAGAGCGAGAACACGGCGGCGATGGCGAAGTCACTCGCCGCGGGACGCTTGATCGAGATCGACAATCTGCCGACACTCGCCGATGGGCTGGCGGGTCAGATCGACGACGAGGCGTTCGACATCGGCCGGCACGGGCTCGACGACATGGCGACGGTGAGCGAGGCGGAGATCGGCGACACGATCGCGTGGCTGTGGCGGACGCACGAGCAGCGGGTCGAGGGCGCGGGTGCGTGCGCGGCGGCGGCGGTGCGGGGCGGGTACGTGAAGGCGATCGAGGGGCCGGCGGTTGTGGTGATCAGCGGCGGCAATATCGATGCGGGGAGGCATGAGAAATTGCTAAAGGCGGGCGTATAG
- a CDS encoding DUF262 domain-containing protein, with amino-acid sequence MPDHLVDAAIVETAEAQIVEESKRIEFYLTEYSVELLASKMRNGDFVVPAYQREFTWEDQRKSRFLESLIMGLPIPFLFFWESPETGKLEVVDGSQRLRTIEEFVLGDFCLGELEQLSLTSGLRFADLPESRQRKIKNRSIRGIVLNEHADEQSRFDLFDRINTGSKAANKAEVRRGALGGPFLNLVIELAQYPAFTELAPVSEKQEKEREREELVTRFFAYSDGLAGYKDRVSPFLYAYSKKMNAEFEANPPLAEQYRQRFISTLEFVAKKFPYGFRRRPNGTATPRARFEAIAIGSYLALLARPALTDAPIDVTSWINDPAFLSVTGSDGANAIARLQGRMHYVRDRLLGAVQ; translated from the coding sequence GTGCCGGACCATCTCGTTGACGCGGCAATAGTCGAGACCGCGGAAGCACAGATCGTCGAGGAATCGAAACGGATTGAGTTCTATTTGACCGAGTACTCCGTCGAACTACTCGCCTCTAAAATGCGGAACGGCGATTTTGTCGTGCCCGCGTATCAGCGCGAGTTCACGTGGGAGGATCAACGCAAGTCCCGGTTTCTGGAGTCACTGATTATGGGACTTCCGATTCCATTCCTCTTTTTCTGGGAAAGCCCTGAAACGGGAAAGCTAGAGGTCGTCGACGGATCGCAGCGACTGCGCACGATCGAGGAATTTGTATTGGGCGATTTCTGTCTCGGAGAACTCGAGCAGCTTTCCCTCACGTCAGGCTTGCGGTTCGCCGATCTGCCGGAATCACGTCAAAGGAAGATCAAGAATCGCTCAATTCGGGGAATCGTGCTCAATGAGCACGCTGACGAACAATCTCGGTTTGACTTGTTCGACCGCATCAACACCGGAAGCAAGGCCGCGAACAAAGCTGAGGTGCGCCGCGGCGCTTTGGGCGGCCCCTTCTTGAACCTGGTTATCGAACTAGCGCAGTACCCGGCCTTTACCGAGCTAGCGCCTGTCTCAGAAAAACAGGAAAAGGAGCGAGAGAGAGAAGAACTGGTTACGCGTTTCTTTGCGTACAGCGACGGTCTGGCGGGATATAAAGACCGAGTCTCGCCGTTCTTGTACGCGTACTCGAAAAAGATGAACGCGGAATTCGAAGCAAATCCCCCGCTGGCGGAACAATATCGTCAGCGATTCATCTCGACTCTTGAGTTCGTAGCCAAGAAATTCCCATACGGATTTAGAAGACGGCCAAATGGTACAGCAACTCCACGCGCTCGTTTTGAGGCGATCGCGATCGGAAGCTATTTGGCTCTATTGGCGCGACCTGCCCTAACGGACGCGCCGATTGATGTCACCAGCTGGATAAATGACCCGGCGTTCCTCAGTGTGACCGGCTCGGACGGAGCAAATGCTATCGCGCGGCTTCAAGGGCGCATGCACTACGTGCGCGACAGACTCCTCGGGGCTGTGCAATGA
- a CDS encoding MAE_28990/MAE_18760 family HEPN-like nuclease — protein MNELGAAFEERLQEIQTYLDLLEGVEKQVQDGPPRLGENGLTISAQQQRILYSSVYLQLYNLVEATITRCIDQLSKAVAGDGRWFPLDLSDALRREWVRFTARTHVEQSSDKRLDSALALFNQVAERRPVSRLHIVKTSAGNWDDHAIDELAERLGLPLRIPDETANSVKRHYKNDQGPLKFIKVTRNDLAHGILSFAECGEGVTVAELRDLTQKTSVYLRAVLSSFQRSIEAHEFLVPDRRPDERGA, from the coding sequence ATGAACGAGCTCGGCGCCGCGTTTGAAGAGCGTCTCCAGGAGATTCAGACATACTTAGACCTGCTCGAAGGCGTCGAAAAGCAGGTGCAAGATGGTCCTCCTCGCCTCGGTGAGAACGGGCTGACCATAAGCGCTCAACAGCAGAGAATACTGTATTCGAGCGTCTATTTGCAGCTCTACAATCTGGTTGAAGCGACTATCACCAGATGCATTGACCAGCTTTCGAAGGCTGTTGCGGGCGACGGGCGCTGGTTCCCGTTGGATCTTTCCGATGCACTGAGGCGCGAGTGGGTGCGCTTTACAGCCCGCACTCACGTTGAGCAGAGTTCTGACAAGCGGCTCGATTCTGCGTTGGCCCTGTTCAACCAGGTTGCCGAGCGACGGCCGGTTTCTCGTTTGCACATCGTGAAAACGAGTGCTGGAAACTGGGACGACCACGCGATCGACGAGTTGGCTGAGCGGCTCGGACTCCCCCTGCGCATTCCTGACGAAACGGCCAATTCAGTTAAGCGGCATTATAAGAACGATCAAGGCCCTCTAAAATTCATCAAAGTCACCCGGAACGATCTCGCGCACGGAATTCTATCCTTCGCGGAGTGTGGAGAAGGTGTCACGGTCGCCGAGCTTCGCGACCTGACCCAAAAGACCAGCGTCTATCTCCGAGCTGTACTGTCGTCCTTTCAAAGGTCAATCGAGGCGCACGAATTTCTCGTACCCGATCGGCGACCCGACGAGAGGGGAGCATGA
- a CDS encoding methylated-DNA--[protein]-cysteine S-methyltransferase, whose amino-acid sequence MANAIPRAMLADIATPIGEMVAAATDTHLLLLEFTYRRMLDEQLSRVRRALRCELERGHSPVFDLLRQQLTEYFDGDRREFTVPMRTPGTPFQMRVWDTLQTIPHGTTTTYARVAESIGQPTAVRAVARANGDNRVSILIPCHRVIGSDGSLTGYGGGLWRKKRLLELEGAAQTLSLFEDDEAIEAIRRPTPRPLA is encoded by the coding sequence ATGGCCAATGCCATTCCGCGAGCAATGCTCGCCGACATCGCGACGCCGATCGGCGAGATGGTCGCCGCCGCGACCGACACGCACTTGCTGCTGCTCGAGTTCACGTACCGCCGCATGCTCGACGAACAGTTGAGCCGCGTGCGTCGCGCGCTTCGCTGTGAGTTGGAACGGGGTCATTCGCCGGTCTTCGATCTGCTGCGGCAGCAGCTCACCGAGTACTTCGATGGCGACCGGCGCGAGTTCACCGTTCCCATGCGCACACCGGGCACGCCGTTTCAGATGCGCGTGTGGGATACGCTGCAAACCATCCCGCACGGTACGACGACGACGTACGCGCGCGTCGCCGAGTCGATCGGTCAGCCGACCGCGGTGCGAGCGGTCGCGCGAGCGAATGGCGACAATCGCGTGTCGATTCTCATTCCCTGCCACCGCGTCATCGGATCAGACGGCTCGCTGACCGGATACGGCGGTGGTTTGTGGCGAAAGAAGCGTCTGCTCGAGCTCGAGGGCGCGGCACAGACGCTTTCGTTGTTCGAAGACGACGAAGCGATCGAAGCGATCAGGCGGCCGACGCCACGGCCTCTGGCGTGA
- a CDS encoding class I SAM-dependent methyltransferase, translated as MMQPQPDPRNEAAALANAADPQDAVNRRIYQSARIPSFYPADAGLDRAETMALLAYQPDFAGKDVLDIGVGTGRTTRYLESHARSYVATDYSAAMIAHFRQRMPNVDARVVDMRDLSPFANESFDFVFASANVIDAVSHADRHRTLGEVRRVLRPHGVLAFSSHNRRYHRAFDGPWLERAHNPATQAVHVVRFMRSLVNHGRIRRLRRVEDEYALLNDHGHDYAALHYYIDRERQQSQLAHAGFLLTDVFDGEGRRLAPGDDDCASPSLLYVARREA; from the coding sequence ATGATGCAGCCCCAACCCGATCCACGTAACGAAGCCGCCGCGCTGGCCAACGCCGCCGATCCGCAAGACGCGGTGAATCGCCGGATCTATCAGTCGGCGCGCATCCCCAGTTTCTATCCGGCCGACGCCGGGCTCGACCGCGCAGAGACGATGGCGCTCCTCGCCTATCAGCCGGACTTCGCGGGCAAGGATGTGCTCGACATCGGTGTCGGGACCGGTCGCACGACGCGGTATCTCGAATCGCACGCTCGCTCGTACGTCGCGACGGACTATTCGGCCGCGATGATCGCGCATTTCCGGCAACGCATGCCGAATGTGGACGCACGCGTCGTGGACATGCGCGACTTGTCACCGTTCGCGAATGAATCGTTCGACTTCGTGTTCGCGTCGGCCAACGTGATCGACGCCGTCTCGCACGCCGACCGCCATCGCACCCTCGGCGAAGTTCGGCGTGTGCTGCGCCCGCACGGAGTGCTCGCGTTCTCGTCGCACAATCGGCGCTATCATCGAGCGTTCGACGGGCCGTGGCTCGAGCGTGCCCACAATCCGGCAACGCAGGCCGTCCATGTCGTTCGATTCATGCGCAGCCTGGTGAATCATGGGCGCATTCGCCGCCTGCGCCGCGTCGAGGACGAGTACGCGCTGCTCAACGACCACGGGCACGACTACGCCGCACTGCACTACTACATCGATCGCGAGCGCCAACAGTCGCAGCTCGCCCACGCTGGATTTCTGCTCACCGACGTTTTCGACGGCGAGGGACGACGACTCGCCCCGGGCGACGACGACTGCGCGAGCCCCAGCCTGCTGTACGTCGCTCGGCGAGAGGCGTAG